The proteins below come from a single Mauremys reevesii isolate NIE-2019 linkage group 6, ASM1616193v1, whole genome shotgun sequence genomic window:
- the LOC120407248 gene encoding cytochrome c oxidase subunit 7C, mitochondrial, with amino-acid sequence MLGATVRRFATSAIRRSHYEDGPGKNIPFSIENKWRLLGLMVVFFGSGFTFPFIIVRHQLLKK; translated from the exons ATGTTGGGTGCCACTGTCCGCCGCTTCGCCACCTCCGCCATCCGCAGGTCCCACTATGAGGACGGGCCGGGAAAG AACATTCCGTTTTCTATAGAAAACAAATGGCGGCTACTGGGATTAATGGTAGTGTTCTTTGGAAGTGGCTTTACCTTTCCTTTCATTATAGTTAGGCACCAGCTGCTCAAGAAATGA